In the genome of Dioscorea cayenensis subsp. rotundata cultivar TDr96_F1 chromosome 1, TDr96_F1_v2_PseudoChromosome.rev07_lg8_w22 25.fasta, whole genome shotgun sequence, one region contains:
- the LOC120264398 gene encoding uncharacterized protein LOC120264398 isoform X5, with product MSSLCRSLEVRLLLGKSKSLGRWSSMFFRESRLFGAEMVGKHKMVWMSHGDEAARLLERFEVVARSVQGWWMRLRTHQRAGCMFLSTIRSLISLNEFMLSYENRVLDQYGMKELSGMIWLMEKAFLLLNRDLPGMKGNGFKTKWKVMGLSKLAFLNHSLHQVQNERLEMLQAIYQRQL from the exons ATGAGCTCCTTGTGTAGAAGCTTGGAGGTGAGGTTGCTGTTGGGGAAAAGCAAGAGTTTGGGAAGATGGAGTTCGATGTTTTTTCGGGAAAGTAGGCTTTTTGGTGCTGAGATGGTGGGGAAGCACAAGATGGTGTGGATGAGCCATGGGGATGAGGCCGCGAGGTTGCTTGAGAGGTTTGAAGTTGTGGCGAGGAGCGTGCAGGGTTGGTGGATGCGATTGAGAACCCATCAAAGAGCTGGTTGTATGTTCTTGAGTACCATCCGGAG CTTGATAAGCTTGAATGAATTCATGCTTTCATATGAGAACAGAGTGCTTGATCAGTATG GTATGAAGGAACTATCTGGAATGATTTGGCTCATGGAAAAGGCATTCTTGTTGCTGAATAGGGACTTGCCAG GTATGAAGGGGAATGGCTTCAAAACCAAATGGAAGGTCATGGGGTTGTCGAAGTTGGCATTCCTGAATCATAGCCTACACCAGGTTCAAA ATGAGAGATTAGAGATGTTGCAAGCTATTTATCAACGACAATTGTAA
- the LOC120264398 gene encoding uncharacterized protein LOC120264398 isoform X1, with translation MSSLCRSLEVRLLLGKSKSLGRWSSMFFRESRLFGAEMVGKHKMVWMSHGDEAARLLERFEVVARSVQGWWMRLRTHQRAGCMFLSTIRSLISLNEFMLSYENRVLDQYGMKELSGMIWLMEKAFLLLNRDLPGMKGNGFKTKWKVMGLSKLAFLNHSLHQVQTIRCLFCLDKLPYHLGLVDNYAMYIHWYIFSK, from the exons ATGAGCTCCTTGTGTAGAAGCTTGGAGGTGAGGTTGCTGTTGGGGAAAAGCAAGAGTTTGGGAAGATGGAGTTCGATGTTTTTTCGGGAAAGTAGGCTTTTTGGTGCTGAGATGGTGGGGAAGCACAAGATGGTGTGGATGAGCCATGGGGATGAGGCCGCGAGGTTGCTTGAGAGGTTTGAAGTTGTGGCGAGGAGCGTGCAGGGTTGGTGGATGCGATTGAGAACCCATCAAAGAGCTGGTTGTATGTTCTTGAGTACCATCCGGAG CTTGATAAGCTTGAATGAATTCATGCTTTCATATGAGAACAGAGTGCTTGATCAGTATG GTATGAAGGAACTATCTGGAATGATTTGGCTCATGGAAAAGGCATTCTTGTTGCTGAATAGGGACTTGCCAG GTATGAAGGGGAATGGCTTCAAAACCAAATGGAAGGTCATGGGGTTGTCGAAGTTGGCATTCCTGAATCATAGCCTACACCAGGTTCAAA CTATACGATGTCTATTTTGCCTTGATAAACTACCATATCATCTTGGCTTGGTAGATAACTATGCAATGTACATCCACTGGTATATTTTCAGTAAATAA
- the LOC120264398 gene encoding uncharacterized protein LOC120264398 isoform X6: MSSLCRSLEVRLLLGKSKSLGRWSSMFFRESRLFGAEMVGKHKMVWMSHGDEAARLLERFEVVARSVQGWWMRLRTHQRAGCMFLSTIRSLISLNEFMLSYENRVLDQYGMKELSGMIWLMEKAFLLLNRDLPDERLEMLQAIYQRQL; this comes from the exons ATGAGCTCCTTGTGTAGAAGCTTGGAGGTGAGGTTGCTGTTGGGGAAAAGCAAGAGTTTGGGAAGATGGAGTTCGATGTTTTTTCGGGAAAGTAGGCTTTTTGGTGCTGAGATGGTGGGGAAGCACAAGATGGTGTGGATGAGCCATGGGGATGAGGCCGCGAGGTTGCTTGAGAGGTTTGAAGTTGTGGCGAGGAGCGTGCAGGGTTGGTGGATGCGATTGAGAACCCATCAAAGAGCTGGTTGTATGTTCTTGAGTACCATCCGGAG CTTGATAAGCTTGAATGAATTCATGCTTTCATATGAGAACAGAGTGCTTGATCAGTATG GTATGAAGGAACTATCTGGAATGATTTGGCTCATGGAAAAGGCATTCTTGTTGCTGAATAGGGACTTGCCAG ATGAGAGATTAGAGATGTTGCAAGCTATTTATCAACGACAATTGTAA
- the LOC120264398 gene encoding uncharacterized protein LOC120264398 isoform X2 produces MSSLCRSLEVRLLLGKSKSLGRWSSMFFRESRLFGAEMVGKHKMVWMSHGDEAARLLERFEVVARSVQGWWMRLRTHQRAGCMFLSTIRSLISLNEFMLSYENRVLDQYGMKELSGMIWLMEKAFLLLNRDLPGMKGNGFKTKWKVMGLSKLAFLNHSLHQVQTIRCLFCLDKLPYHLGLVDNYAMYIH; encoded by the exons ATGAGCTCCTTGTGTAGAAGCTTGGAGGTGAGGTTGCTGTTGGGGAAAAGCAAGAGTTTGGGAAGATGGAGTTCGATGTTTTTTCGGGAAAGTAGGCTTTTTGGTGCTGAGATGGTGGGGAAGCACAAGATGGTGTGGATGAGCCATGGGGATGAGGCCGCGAGGTTGCTTGAGAGGTTTGAAGTTGTGGCGAGGAGCGTGCAGGGTTGGTGGATGCGATTGAGAACCCATCAAAGAGCTGGTTGTATGTTCTTGAGTACCATCCGGAG CTTGATAAGCTTGAATGAATTCATGCTTTCATATGAGAACAGAGTGCTTGATCAGTATG GTATGAAGGAACTATCTGGAATGATTTGGCTCATGGAAAAGGCATTCTTGTTGCTGAATAGGGACTTGCCAG GTATGAAGGGGAATGGCTTCAAAACCAAATGGAAGGTCATGGGGTTGTCGAAGTTGGCATTCCTGAATCATAGCCTACACCAGGTTCAAA CTATACGATGTCTATTTTGCCTTGATAAACTACCATATCATCTTGGCTTGGTAGATAACTATGCAATGTACATCCACTG A
- the LOC120264398 gene encoding uncharacterized protein LOC120264398 isoform X4, translating into MSSLCRSLEVRLLLGKSKSLGRWSSMFFRESRLFGAEMVGKHKMVWMSHGDEAARLLERFEVVARSVQGWWMRLRTHQRAGCMFLSTIRRVLDQYGMKELSGMIWLMEKAFLLLNRDLPGMKGNGFKTKWKVMGLSKLAFLNHSLHQVQTIRCLFCLDKLPYHLGLVDNYAMYIHWYIFSK; encoded by the exons ATGAGCTCCTTGTGTAGAAGCTTGGAGGTGAGGTTGCTGTTGGGGAAAAGCAAGAGTTTGGGAAGATGGAGTTCGATGTTTTTTCGGGAAAGTAGGCTTTTTGGTGCTGAGATGGTGGGGAAGCACAAGATGGTGTGGATGAGCCATGGGGATGAGGCCGCGAGGTTGCTTGAGAGGTTTGAAGTTGTGGCGAGGAGCGTGCAGGGTTGGTGGATGCGATTGAGAACCCATCAAAGAGCTGGTTGTATGTTCTTGAGTACCATCCGGAG AGTGCTTGATCAGTATG GTATGAAGGAACTATCTGGAATGATTTGGCTCATGGAAAAGGCATTCTTGTTGCTGAATAGGGACTTGCCAG GTATGAAGGGGAATGGCTTCAAAACCAAATGGAAGGTCATGGGGTTGTCGAAGTTGGCATTCCTGAATCATAGCCTACACCAGGTTCAAA CTATACGATGTCTATTTTGCCTTGATAAACTACCATATCATCTTGGCTTGGTAGATAACTATGCAATGTACATCCACTGGTATATTTTCAGTAAATAA
- the LOC120264398 gene encoding uncharacterized protein LOC120264398 isoform X3, which translates to MSSLCRSLEVRLLLGKSKSLGRWSSMFFRESRLFGAEMVGKHKMVWMSHGDEAARLLERFEVVARSVQGWWMRLRTHQRAGCMFLSTIRSLISLNEFMLSYENRVLDQYGMKELSGMIWLMEKAFLLLNRDLPGMKGNGFKTKWKVMGLSKLAFLNHSLHQVQTIRCLFCLDKLPYHLGLVDNYAI; encoded by the exons ATGAGCTCCTTGTGTAGAAGCTTGGAGGTGAGGTTGCTGTTGGGGAAAAGCAAGAGTTTGGGAAGATGGAGTTCGATGTTTTTTCGGGAAAGTAGGCTTTTTGGTGCTGAGATGGTGGGGAAGCACAAGATGGTGTGGATGAGCCATGGGGATGAGGCCGCGAGGTTGCTTGAGAGGTTTGAAGTTGTGGCGAGGAGCGTGCAGGGTTGGTGGATGCGATTGAGAACCCATCAAAGAGCTGGTTGTATGTTCTTGAGTACCATCCGGAG CTTGATAAGCTTGAATGAATTCATGCTTTCATATGAGAACAGAGTGCTTGATCAGTATG GTATGAAGGAACTATCTGGAATGATTTGGCTCATGGAAAAGGCATTCTTGTTGCTGAATAGGGACTTGCCAG GTATGAAGGGGAATGGCTTCAAAACCAAATGGAAGGTCATGGGGTTGTCGAAGTTGGCATTCCTGAATCATAGCCTACACCAGGTTCAAA CTATACGATGTCTATTTTGCCTTGATAAACTACCATATCATCTTGGCTTGGTAGATAACTATGCAAT ATGA